The genomic interval TTGGTTGTATTTTAGCAGAATGGACGTACTTGAAATACACACGGCAGAGATTGCAAAAGTGAAGGCTGGGTTGTGAAGATTTTATGGATATTTGGATTTTGTTAAGCAGTTGCAAAAAGGCTtctactttttaagattctagCATTTGAAATTCATATCTGGGGGAAATGCAACATTGCGGATCTGGCTAAAGTCTTATTTTACCTGGAGTATTTGAGTGAGGAAAATGCTGGCTCTGGACATTCGTGGGCTGGCTTTAGGATCAGGAGAGTGGCTGGCTTCTTCCGGCTGCAAATTGTTCTACACAGAAAACATACAAGCACCTTATATTTACTTTCGCTGCAGGGTTAAAATCAACTTTGAAATCTTGATATTGAAACAACATTGAAAGTGCCAAACATGTAGACAGTACTTTTCTGAAAAACAATGCACACTCTCAACTTAACAATTGTGCAGACTTAATGGAACAATTTAAAGATGAGTTGAGATAAAATTACATACATAATAATAGGGAAAATATTCTAAATCAATAAAGAGGATTGGGACAAGAGGGGAAATTATTAAGGTCATCAAGAAATAGCTGAAGGAAAGTTATGGCTGAAAAAGTCCTGGTTTATTCAGGAAAAAATGGGACCACAATAAAAAATCAGATGATTAAATAATTGAGGTATGTTTCAAGCAAATAATCCAGCTTGatcaaagaaaaaagatttactttttagtttttgctttgttgctCGCTGTGTGTTGCTTCATGAATGCTTTATATTTCACATATAAGtgaaatatttttataattcTGCTTCTCAGGAAGAGACGGTAGTTCAGGAGGTTTCTTACCCTACTGTTGCGGTGGATTTCATTCTCGTCTTTTCCCCCTCGACACATTAACCTTTGAATCTTCACAAGGAGCAGCTGCCGGGccctacattcacacacatcaaatcacaccccacacacacacacacacacacacacatcaacacacagatCAGTGTGAAATTATCAAATTTGAAACAATTGCAAGAGCAGAACCAGTGATCCATCATTTCAGAGTTTCATACACAAGCATCTTCCTGTGCTCCGTGGTGACAACAACAGGTTTTGGGATATAACTGAAAATGTTGTGAAGTCTGATTGTGATTACACTTTTATCTCCTTGACGCAACAGATTAGTGAAACTTTGCGTACTGAAAGCAGTTGTGACATTGTTCAATGTGTTCACATTTCTTACATCATGCTCTGAATCCTGAAGCACtaaagcagaacaaacacatcatttacATCATCCTGTTGAAGTTGTCTTTAACACCACTCTGCAGTGCTCATCTCAAAGTGCATGCTTCACAACTAAAACAAGCTGTCGTTGTAAAAGATGTTTACCTTGAGTTGCTGGGTATGGTTCCCCGGTCGACCAAGTCGGAGCCAGCGTACGGGTCGACGCGAGCGCACAACCATTCACAGCGGCCCTGGTGCCAGGTGTCCAGCACATGCACCACCTCATCACAGCGCACGCTCAGAGAGCAGCTGTCTGATTGGCCGGATATGTTGAGGTTGACCCGTATGTAAAAAGAGTCGCCAGAAGCCAGCGTTTCCTCTAAGTCCCTCTGAAGACGACGGTAAGCTGGAGCAAACGCAAGCAATACAAATCACCTTCAGTTATAGAACtcttcatttaaagaaatctgATTGGATCAGAGGCATTTCATGAGTGCTGATATGATAAACAACAGCACTGGGACTTTAAACATTATGCATCTCTCTCTACTTCATATGTTCTGAATACCAGTACttataataacaacaaacagccatctaaataaaaaaacacccactGTCGAAGTTGGCTCGATAGTGCAGCCTGACCGGTCCAGAGCAGTGCTGCAGCGTCCAATGGGCCTCTTCCTGAGTGCTGGTGTCCAATGAAACGCTTTGGTTCTCCCCACGTATGCATCCTTCGAGCTGGTCGGCCAAGTCACAGAACAAAACCAATGAattaagtttacattttttatattttatatgacATTAATAATAGTTGGGAAAGGTACCAAAAGAACatgcattacaaataaaatgatttgtgGTTGATGTCTCTGAATTTGTACATATTCTTCAGGTAATGGTCCTTGTTCTTACTAGTTGAGTTATTgagtaaaataaaagaagtcAGTGAACCCTTTTTCATCTCACAGTTTGTGTGAAGCTCAAACTTTTCCAATGCAGTGAGTGAACTACGTACCAACAGGAGGTGGTGGCCCTCTCGTAGCCCAGCCTTCTCAGCGATGGAGCCTGACTGGACAGACGAGATGAATATCCCACTCTCGTTACCCCCGACCAGAGTGATGTCCTTCATCAAGTTATCGCCTTGCAGCGACAGCTCCTGCACTGGCTTCAGGGAAGAGCTGATCCTCGAGAAGGAGGACAGAGACGGACGAAACGGCCTGCGCACAAATTCCCACACAACATGTTTGACAATAGAAGATGTTTCTTAATTAACTCGACTTGATTATTCTTGTGCTTTTGCTTTCAttccacattttcacacaacGGCCATTTTCCTTTGACGTCGTGCTCAGCTtggtaagataaaaaaaaaaacgctggttTAATGATGCATTGCTGCGTGCCAGGATGTTAACTGATTACATCTTTATCCTCTCCTTGATCCCAGCAACTGcaaagacaaatcagtgttgATCTGATAGTAATCACGCTTTATTTGAAAACCCATTAGCTTCCATCAGACAACAGCTAACCATAGAAATCAGCCACTTGCTAGCTTGTATTTCTCAAAGGAGGAGTGTTGCTAAAAGATTATAGGCTATTACCATTTACCAGTACAATAGAAAATGAGTTTATCACTAGCTATTATTATGTTAGTTAAGAAGTTGCTGAACGCTAACATAAGATATATGCTAATAGCAGCTAATATGTTCTTTAGAAACATGACTTATATCCATCCAGATTTTCACTATCCCCATTCATTTAGAAACAATCACATGAGATGTCACAACAGCATGAAGTCTCTAGAGCATTTAATCTCACCCTGAGTGTGACATTAGAGAAAAATGACCGCCATTTTTTTCAACTGTGTAAAGCGTACCTCTCAAGGGAGAGTTTCCTGAATATGTTGTTGACTTGCTCCAGGTCGTAAGTGTCCATAGTTTCTGACTGATAGGACGAGGAAGATGAGTGGACAGAAGGTGGACCCTGCCGTACTTCATCGTCTAAGGGAAGGGAATAGAGAAATGTCATCAAGAGATGAGTAACTATATGTGAATGGTTATATTTTGGACGGTGTGGAAGTATACTTTACCAAACTCCATCTCCATGTTGTCACTATCAAAATCAGAGAGGCTGAAAGAGACGAAAAAGTTACAGCCAGAGTTAGTAGGAAATAAATATTAGCGCAGACAATAATATGTCTCATACATCTATCAAAAGTACAATCATGATAATAGGAATAGGGAtgagaaaagtaaaataaatgatggcCCCCGGTGAGGTAAGCAACTAAAACACATCCAAAATCAGAGGTAGAATTTAAAGATTCAGAAATAAACAAAGTCAATGACATTCAAGGAAATCCACATGTTTGTAAGTTTGCATTAAGAAAGGATTTAAAGGATGAAACTGAGTTTGCTGGTCTACCTTCCTACATGTATAGATAAACCGACTCTGGCACGGAGTTGTAACTACCTGCGGGGATGAAAGtcgttttctttctccctctccctgcgGTAAAGCGACGATTTATCTGGCGGCTCAGGTTGTGTGGACTGGATGCTGTAATTACGGTAACGcagctgaaaatgtaaaatgaaacaaaaacaccagtTATGGACTTTTATTGTACTtctactgctttttttttttcttcttcaaagatttgtgccttttattgtagagataggacggtggatagagtcgtaaatcaaggagagagagtggggaatgacatgcgggaaaggaggcaCGGGTCAGATCCATgtttggaggaccacagcctccatacatggggccgcacactaaccactgcaccaccagcgccccacttCTACTActtttaataatacattttgaaatggaTTGAATCgattaacacaaacaaaccaaacccaaaacaaagaaacacaatacTGCAATCAACTGGTAAGTAGAATTAATATTTCAGATTGAGGGTCGCGCTCACCATATTTGGCCTGTTGGGCTGTTCCACGGGTGTCAAGGAAATTGGAGGGGGGGTtgaagggaaggaggaagagagggggggagcaGAGGAGGTAGGATATGTCGGGGACATCATGAAGCtcggggagggagggagggagttgCTGTGGAAGTTCCTTGTCTGGATTTCAAGACAATCTCCTCCGTTGACTGACAGAACTGAAAGTTTGAGACGaatgtgcagaaatgtaaataaaggaaGTGTGATGGTAACTTAAGAGGAAATCTCGgactgtgtgttacctgcagGTTGAGCGGCCTCTGACTCGGTTTCAAGGTCTTTGGGTACACAGATTGGAGACTTCACTCTGATCTAGAACGTAAAATATCAAAAGTCTTTTAGTGTCTATTCAATAAGAAGCTAAAAGGCTAATCCAACAGCAGCCGTTTTGCAATTACGTCACACTTAACGTGACATATGACTACTGTGTTCCAGTTTTGCATGGGACATAGGTAATGCGTCATCCATtaccttcaggttcaggttactttatttgtacccgtaggtagatttgggttgcagagagacacacttaatacaacacaaacaatacataaaacacacaaagtgcaaATGCGCGGTACACGGGTAAAAGTGCTGAGGTGCATAAAGTGCGCAGGTTCCAATCACGATGAATGAAACAAGTTGATCTGTAAAAGCTACAGAGCCGAGAACACCAGAATAAATAATGCATGCATAAAGAACCACAAAGAAGCATGACAACAACTTCTCAGGCTGCTATCTCCGTCCCTCCATGCAAGGCCTTCATGATAGTACAATGACCACATCAAGCAGCAAAGAGGAAAGACATGATACACACACTATGACTTGTTCTGCTCTATAATGGCTGCTTGTTTTGCTTTCCCTATTACCTAAATGATTAGCAACTGAAAAGACGATGCAAAGTGAGCGTTACCATGCACATTGGACCAAGATAAATCACAATACTGTGTCATTGTATGAGCTAGCTAACATTGATATTAGCTAGGAATTGGTTAGATTGTAACGTTAGCTGTTGTGACTTTGCTGTTGGTATCTTCTGATTCATCGACTAAGTGATTTTAGACATTTACTTATAATCACATTGCTGCCTTTCCATAACCTGAACattatgatgattatgatgCCAGGCCAGCCGCCCACTTTCTGCTGTAGAAGTGGActaatgaaaacaagaaactCCTAACTCAGACATCTACCCATATATATGATCATGATGGTCACCGCTCTGATCCAAGCTAGACTAAGCTTCAGGTACAGAGAAGAGTCTTTTAGGGATTTAAAGCCTCCCATACGAGCTAGCTATCAAGTAAAGAAGAAACTTGTAGTCCCCAGAGGTCAGGAATCGTATGTTGCGAAGAGGTTTTCAGTATTTTCCTTGTGTCAAAATTTGAATCTTGTCCCCCAAAAGGGGGCGGAGCTTGTGATAATTGGGCTTAATGACGTGTGCTGATTTGATGGCAAAGTAGTTTGTCTTTGAATTGATGTACCTGCTCATGCATGTGATTTACCATAAGATCACTTGAGGATGTCTCCTGAAAGACAAACCTTAAACGTTACAGTACGAGACGTAACAGGTGGGGTGTAAGGTGCTGAATAAATCCGAGGTATTGTGATAAGTAAGAACTAGTTTAATTCTTGGAAGTTTGATAAAAAATTTCATTAGGGGATATATAGTTTGCAAATCGATAAGTATCAGTAATGGACAGTGTCTTACCACTGCTTTGAGGTTGAGTCTGCGTTTAAGGCGAGGCTCATCAGGTAGGAACTTGTCCTCGGGTGACTCATCACTGGACCATTCTGATTGGCCAGGGCCTGGTTTTAACCCTTCCCTCTTCGAGATGATTGCCAGAGACATGTCTCTGGGCAGACTCTGCAAGATCAGGTAAGGAAATTGAAAGGAAACATTGGCAAATCTTTGAAGATCAGGAACATGTGAAACTTTTGTGATACTTATTAAAACCAAGTGGCTTTATTTACCCCAACTTGGTCCAAAACAATATCTTTGGACAGACGTCGCAGGCGGGACTCTAGTGTGACCAGCTTGGCTTCTTTTCGAACAATCTCTATATGAAGTTCATCGCTCTTTTCCTCCAGCTCTCTGATCTGTTTGCGATACTTATCTTTGTCAATAAGACTCTGGGAGAATTGATGCTGGGCGTCGTCTCGGGCTCGAAATGCCTGCAgcacaaaaaaacccacaaaaaaacactttacattcataaacacacaccaacaatgaaaatgtgtaaTAGTAACAGTACACAGGTGCaacaacctgtgtgtgtgtgtgtgtgtgtgtgtgtgtgtgtgtgtgtgtgtgtgtgtgtgtgtgcgtgtgtgtgtgcattttcacctggtccctctccttctccacttCGTCCAGCTGGATGGTGATGGTGTCCATGCGATTACGATACATCTCACAGTCCTTCTGCAATGTGGAGCACTTCAGCTCCaaatcctccttctcttccagatactacacacacacacacacacacacacacacacacacacacacacacacacacacacacacacacacacacacacacacacacacacacacgattggTGGTAGTCACAGTTTATTCAACAAAGGCAGatacaggaagagaaacacagagggagTAAGAAGAAAGGCCAGATTACATAAAAAGAAAGGCTtgtgatgggttttttttttttacacagggtGTGTTTCACAGATCGTCTCATGGGTATATGACTCTCTGgttatgtgttgtgtttctctggAGAGTTTTTTCTAACCTTTGTTGGTCATACAACGAGAACAAAAAAGAGCACCTTTTCAAAATCCAACATagaaagtgcttcacaaaggcAGCAAATATAACAGACTGGTAGTACAGCCAATAGGTTTACAATTAGATACAAATATGTGTATCAACCCCAAGTCTGCTTTTCATTAATCCAGTTCAAAACAGTCACACATGAACAAAGATTACAAAATCACACCGACCACTCATCTGACCCCCGcatgctttttttgtgtttgcttgtgtgttcGTCGAGTGTATTTTTTTACCTTATCTCGAAGTTCTTCTGCCTGCCTGACTTCTTCGTGGAGGTTGTAAAGGCGGTTGACAAGATCTTGTCTGTCTTCTAGCGCTTCCTGTCTGTCGTGCTCCAAAATGTCGAGGATGGCCTTGTCTGACGCCGGCAGGGGACCAGGCTGTGtgttaagaaacacacacattgttggGTATGGGTCTTGGTATGTGTTCCTACTTAGTGGATGATTTGTATTAAAAAGTTGAAGGGCTTCtgtaaaagtaaagtaaaaatagCCTGAGTCCCATCCCATTATCTTGTTGGTTACAAACCCAACAGGCATCATCTCCTAATGCTGTATTTCTACTTTAGGAAAGCTTTATTTCCCTCTGTAGTTATTGTTTATTGCCTTCAATTTCCCTGTTTCTGTTAGAAAACAGTTCATCCCAACTTACAGATATGTGACCAAGGGGAAGGAAAAAGTCCAGACATTTTGGGACATTTGGGTGACATGTGAAAGGTGTGCAGTGCTTGTGTGTTTCAGCGTACTTGTATGATGGACTGCAGGTCCTGCAGTTTAATCTTCAgcattttgttctctttttccaGCTCAAAGATCTGCTCTTTCTTTGGCCGGTTCTCCATGTCATTCTTCAGCTTGagactctgcctcctctccatCTTAAACTCTTCCTCCACCTTGTTCAGTCTGTGCTTTAGCTGATCAatctaaaaacacagagaggagagaatgaAGAGTGACATATTGATGCTGTAAACCCCACATTTCGATGTGTGTATCTTTTCATAAACGCGTACCTCCAGCTGCAGGTCTCGGCTCCTCATCACTGCCATGTTCTTCTCTTCACTCAGTGTGGCGTACCTCATGGCCAGTTTGTAGTTTTCATCTTTTACTCTCAGCAGCTCGTCACTGTAGgtatttctttcttctctcaatTTATTGTACCCTGGAGAGCCAATCACAGTCAATACCTTATCTGTTATAGGCTAGATAAACATTAGCTATTTCAGACTTAGTTTGAAGACTTTAAGGAAAAAAGACTTGATTCAGCTGAAAACAGAATGTTAAGGTGACCATTTCAGGAAGGACAGATGTTGTTTATTGATAGTTagaattatattatttatttgtttgtttgatcattGAAGTACTCACTGCTTAGCCTACGGCTACCAGAAAAGcgatttcaaaatgtatttttcatttggtttaCGACTCGTAGGATGACACCACAGCGCCCTAGTTCTATTAAAAAACAGTTGTTAGTCGTATGTTGACAACAATGCCTTAACCCAACTGTGGTGCACCGAGCATTAAAAACCCAGCATGTGTGGTGGGGTAGCAGTTTCATTATAAGTT from Labrus mixtus chromosome 20, fLabMix1.1, whole genome shotgun sequence carries:
- the card11 gene encoding caspase recruitment domain-containing protein 11 gives rise to the protein MENDVEDMWEKVECKRYELCCIISPAKLTPYLRQCKVLDEQDEDEILNSRLLVSKANRTSRLLDILHTKGERGYVAFLESLEFYYPELYKLVTGKDPTRRFSTIVVEEGHEGLTQFLMNEVMKLQQQSKVKTLQHVELSRKNCTLEDEQKKLRLANQELQAFQQRYNKLREERNTYSDELLRVKDENYKLAMRYATLSEEKNMAVMRSRDLQLEIDQLKHRLNKVEEEFKMERRQSLKLKNDMENRPKKEQIFELEKENKMLKIKLQDLQSIIQPGPLPASDKAILDILEHDRQEALEDRQDLVNRLYNLHEEVRQAEELRDKYLEEKEDLELKCSTLQKDCEMYRNRMDTITIQLDEVEKERDQAFRARDDAQHQFSQSLIDKDKYRKQIRELEEKSDELHIEIVRKEAKLVTLESRLRRLSKDIVLDQVGSLPRDMSLAIISKREGLKPGPGQSEWSSDESPEDKFLPDEPRLKRRLNLKAVIRVKSPICVPKDLETESEAAQPAVLSVNGGDCLEIQTRNFHSNSLPPSPSFMMSPTYPTSSAPPLSSSFPSTPPPISLTPVEQPNRPNMLRYRNYSIQSTQPEPPDKSSLYRREREKENDFHPRSLSDFDSDNMEMEFDDEVRQGPPSVHSSSSSYQSETMDTYDLEQVNNIFRKLSLERPFRPSLSSFSRISSSLKPVQELSLQGDNLMKDITLVGGNESGIFISSVQSGSIAEKAGLREGHHLLLLEGCIRGENQSVSLDTSTQEEAHWTLQHCSGPVRLHYRANFDTYRRLQRDLEETLASGDSFYIRVNLNISGQSDSCSLSVRCDEVVHVLDTWHQGRCEWLCARVDPYAGSDLVDRGTIPSNSRARQLLLVKIQRLMCRGGKDENEIHRNSRNNLQPEEASHSPDPKASPRMSRASIFLTQILQFVSKVDIKYKRMNSSERVRIINSGSATFPRPGFETFLKPEDASDPDSDLSRSLNLIPYSTVTPQRTQRKRPVLFSPTALANTIIQKILNMGAAMDFNICKPDTLSKEEFHLKQNVEPFIHYKEKHATFECITRENIEAVAAKGKHCLLEAELSCVKDLLRREIYPIIIYIKICEKNVKKLRKLPMRVESEDEFVRSCRAKEKELEVIPCLYVSLEPEAWTGTDDLIRIIKDRILEEQKKTVWVEQDLL